From the genome of Salvelinus alpinus chromosome 19, SLU_Salpinus.1, whole genome shotgun sequence, one region includes:
- the LOC139545486 gene encoding immediate early response gene 5-like protein, whose translation MMEECAIDTQNLISISLQKIHNSKTQRGGIKLHKNLLVTYVLANARDFYMSVEFAGMYSIQQNGEMRTVSDEKQDSFELTGDCDDIAGEFCCNYSGDSLDTYHCAAPQSAGYPVMVPEAHTQTVPACPMAPVRHCDSNPGMVPEAHTQTVTACPMAPVRHCDSNLLDSEISWDCYSEPYTYKWDILISNTPNNQKTVLDLDTHVVTTVDYGYLHADCASLKQHGQCLQSSPKKRKIDSNYVSDSDYLSDFLPMSCKQIRSEDVYCCNSEQLDTNNISNLMSVLDSGFNELLNRQTDLEQVGLVNGQTNCCKQALAGSGAWTRAIEAF comes from the coding sequence ATGATGGAGGAATGTGCCATTGACACACAGAATCTTATCTCCATTTCTTTGCAGAAAATCCATAACTCCAAGACGCAAAGAGGAGGTATCAAGCTCCACAAGAACCTGCTAGTTACCTACGTCCTGGCGAACGCTAGAGACTTTTACATGAGCGTGGAGTTCGCAGGAATGTACAGCATACAGCAGAACGGGGAGATGAGGACTGTCTCTGATGAAAAGCAGGACTCATTTGAATTGACCGGGGACTGCGACGATATAGCTGGTGAGTTTTGCTGCAACTACAGCGGGGATTCGTTGGACACTTACCACTGCGCAGCACCACAGTCGGCTGGTTACCCAGTAATGGTGCCCGAAGCGCACACCCAAACGGTACCTGCCTGTCCCATGGCTCCTGTGCGTCATTGTGACTCTAACCCAGGAATGGTGCCCGAAGCGCACACCCAGACGGTAACTGCCTGTCCCATGGCTCCTGTGCGTCATTGTGACTCTAACCTGTTGGACTCGGAAATCAGCTGGGACTGTTATTCGGAACCTTACACATACAAATGGGACATTCTTATTTCAAACACACCCAACAATCAAAAGACTGTATTGGACTTGGACACACATGTAGTGACTACTGTCGATTATGGATATCTCCACGCAGACTGCGCGTCTTTGAAACAACATGGTCAGTGCCTGCAAAGTTCACCTAAGAAACGaaaaattgactcaaattatgtttcTGATTCCGATTACCTGTCTGACTTTTTGCCCATGTCATGCAAACAGATTAGGTCTGAGGACGTTTATTGTTGTAATTCCGAACAGCTGGACACAAATAACATCTCCAATCTAATGTCAGTGTTAGACTCGGGGTTTAATGAGCTGTTGAACAGGCAAACGGACTTGGAACAAGTAGGCCTAGTTAATGGACAAACAAACTGTTGCAAACAAGCATTGGCGGGCAGCGGTGCATGGACGAGAGCAATTGAAGCTTTTTGA